Proteins encoded together in one Oceanobacillus iheyensis HTE831 window:
- a CDS encoding cell division protein FtsQ/DivIB yields MSDKNVVSIEDRIPKLKHARKKKANRRLIFYLSIFFLLIAVVVYLQSPLSHIRTIEVNGNTFLNEEKIIKYSELTTDTNIWTINTNSVEQAIAKDPVIKNIQVDRKFPSTVTLEVEEQPVIGYINDDSNYLPILGNGEILDDSNQGFTGNAPFLQGFDEEQLKQLATEMKDVPQSIMSLISEIHWVESEDDSNKIMLYMNDGYTVIGSLREISNKISVYPSIVSQLEPEDEGVIHIGVGVYFESYQDDQDVTELEVDETSGNDSEDGSEED; encoded by the coding sequence ATGAGTGACAAAAATGTTGTTTCAATAGAGGATCGTATTCCCAAATTGAAACATGCAAGAAAAAAGAAAGCCAATAGACGTCTTATATTCTATCTATCTATCTTTTTTCTTCTAATTGCTGTTGTTGTTTACTTGCAATCTCCATTAAGTCATATACGGACGATTGAAGTAAATGGAAATACGTTTTTAAATGAAGAAAAAATTATTAAATATAGTGAGTTAACAACCGATACGAATATATGGACAATTAATACGAATTCTGTTGAACAAGCAATTGCGAAAGATCCAGTCATAAAAAACATTCAAGTAGACAGAAAATTCCCCTCTACAGTTACGCTGGAGGTAGAGGAACAACCAGTGATCGGTTATATTAATGATGATTCGAATTATCTTCCTATTTTAGGAAATGGTGAAATTTTGGATGATAGTAATCAAGGTTTTACTGGTAATGCGCCCTTTTTACAGGGATTTGATGAAGAACAATTGAAGCAATTAGCAACGGAAATGAAAGATGTCCCACAAAGTATTATGAGTCTGATTTCTGAAATTCATTGGGTCGAAAGCGAAGATGATAGCAATAAAATTATGCTATATATGAATGATGGATATACCGTAATAGGATCACTGAGAGAAATAAGTAATAAAATTTCAGTATATCCTTCCATTGTCTCCCAACTAGAACCAGAAGATGAGGGAGTTATTCATATAGGCGTGGGTGTATATTTTGAATCATATCAAGATGATCAAGATGTGACCGAGTTAGAGGTGGATGAAACATCCGGTAATGATTCTGAAGATGGATCCGAAGAGGATTAA
- the ftsA gene encoding cell division protein FtsA, which yields MDNSEVLVSLDIGTTMIKVIIGEVQSDSLNIIGVGTAKSNGMKKGAIVDIDQTVHSIRNAVEQAERMVGMHIERVVVGINGSHIQLQPCHGVVAVQSENREIGDEDVTRVIDGAQVISIPPEREIIDVIPRQFIVDGLDEITDPRGMIGVRLEMEGTIITCSKTVLHNILKCVERANLEVSDICLQPLAAGTIALSKDEMNMGAALIDIGGGCTTVSVFENDHLVATSVISLGGDNITKDLSIGLRTSTEEAEDIKMNYGHAFYDDAQEDETFEVSTIGSNQRQVFNQLQIADMIEARLEEIYAYVEREIRKMGYRELPGGYVLTGGTIAMPGSLELAQDLFYSNVRVAIPDYIGVREPQFTSGIGILQFAYRNAKIQGKELYPSVILDAASPQKPKKQIKPSKEKKEKNESKKKESGFANLFKYFFD from the coding sequence TTGGATAATAGTGAAGTTTTAGTAAGCCTAGATATTGGAACGACAATGATTAAAGTGATTATAGGAGAAGTACAATCAGATTCTCTAAATATTATTGGAGTAGGTACTGCAAAATCAAATGGCATGAAAAAGGGTGCAATTGTTGATATCGATCAGACGGTACATTCTATTCGAAATGCTGTAGAACAAGCAGAACGTATGGTTGGAATGCATATTGAACGAGTGGTTGTAGGCATTAATGGCAGTCACATACAATTACAGCCTTGTCATGGTGTAGTTGCAGTACAGAGTGAGAATCGTGAAATTGGAGATGAAGATGTCACGAGAGTCATTGATGGTGCTCAAGTTATATCTATACCACCAGAACGCGAAATCATAGATGTTATACCTCGACAATTTATTGTAGACGGTTTGGATGAAATAACAGATCCAAGAGGTATGATTGGTGTCCGCCTTGAAATGGAAGGAACGATTATTACTTGTTCGAAGACAGTTCTACATAATATATTAAAATGTGTGGAGCGTGCTAATTTAGAGGTATCTGATATTTGTCTTCAGCCTCTTGCTGCTGGTACAATAGCATTGTCAAAAGATGAAATGAATATGGGAGCAGCTTTAATTGATATAGGTGGAGGATGTACGACTGTATCTGTCTTTGAAAATGATCATCTAGTTGCAACAAGTGTAATTAGCCTTGGTGGAGATAATATTACCAAAGACCTTTCGATTGGTCTGCGAACTTCCACGGAAGAAGCGGAAGATATTAAGATGAATTATGGCCATGCTTTTTATGATGATGCTCAAGAAGATGAGACATTTGAAGTTTCAACAATTGGAAGTAACCAGAGACAAGTTTTTAATCAGTTACAAATTGCAGATATGATTGAAGCTAGATTAGAAGAAATTTATGCTTATGTAGAAAGAGAAATTCGTAAAATGGGTTATAGGGAACTTCCAGGAGGGTATGTATTAACCGGTGGTACCATTGCAATGCCTGGAAGTCTAGAGTTAGCGCAGGATTTATTTTACTCGAATGTACGAGTTGCGATCCCTGATTATATTGGGGTGAGAGAGCCACAATTCACCTCGGGAATTGGAATTCTGCAATTTGCTTATCGTAATGCGAAGATACAAGGGAAAGAGTTGTACCCATCCGTTATCTTGGATGCGGCTAGCCCACAAAAACCTAAAAAACAAATAAAACCATCTAAAGAGAAAAAGGAAAAAAACGAAAGTAAAAAGAAAGAATCAGGTTTTGCGAATCTATTTAAATATTTCTTTGACTAA
- the ftsZ gene encoding cell division protein FtsZ, whose product MLDFDTNMEELATIKVIGVGGGGNNAVNRMIEHGVEGVEFIAVNTDAQALNLSKAESKIQIGGKLTRGLGAGANPEVGKKAAEESKEQLEEVLKGADMVFVTAGMGGGTGTGAAPVIAQVAKDIGALTVGVVTRPFSFEGRRRSTQAVSGIDTLKGAVDTLIVIPNDRLLEIVDKNTPMLEAFREADNVLRQGVQGISDLIAKPGLINVDFADVKTIMFDKGSALMGIGIATGETRATEAAKKAISSPLLETSIDGAHGILMNITGGTNLSLYEVQEAADLVTSAADQEVNVIFGSVINENLNDEIVVTVIATGFDENAKKVDTRQKQQRTNIGQSQQTASKDLNEAASTRETRESRESQQPSQPQAQSRPRQDEEELDIPTFLRNRNRNR is encoded by the coding sequence ATGTTGGATTTTGATACAAATATGGAAGAACTCGCAACAATTAAAGTTATAGGAGTAGGTGGAGGCGGTAATAACGCTGTAAACCGAATGATAGAGCATGGTGTTGAAGGTGTAGAATTTATTGCTGTAAACACAGATGCACAAGCGTTAAACTTGTCAAAAGCTGAATCCAAAATTCAAATCGGAGGTAAGCTAACTAGAGGGCTCGGTGCTGGAGCCAATCCTGAAGTTGGTAAAAAAGCTGCCGAAGAAAGTAAAGAACAGTTGGAAGAAGTACTTAAAGGTGCGGATATGGTATTTGTTACTGCTGGAATGGGCGGTGGAACTGGAACGGGAGCTGCCCCTGTTATTGCACAAGTAGCTAAAGACATTGGCGCTTTAACCGTAGGTGTTGTAACTCGTCCATTTAGCTTCGAAGGAAGAAGACGCTCTACGCAAGCAGTCTCTGGTATTGATACGTTAAAAGGAGCTGTAGATACACTAATTGTCATTCCTAACGATCGATTACTTGAAATTGTTGACAAGAATACACCAATGCTTGAAGCATTCCGAGAAGCAGATAATGTACTTCGTCAAGGTGTACAAGGTATTTCTGATTTAATTGCAAAACCAGGTCTTATTAATGTTGACTTTGCTGATGTGAAGACAATCATGTTTGATAAGGGTTCTGCATTAATGGGAATTGGTATTGCTACAGGAGAAACAAGAGCAACAGAAGCAGCGAAAAAAGCTATTTCCTCTCCACTATTAGAAACATCTATAGATGGTGCGCATGGAATACTTATGAACATTACAGGTGGAACAAACTTAAGTTTGTATGAAGTTCAAGAAGCTGCAGATCTTGTAACCTCTGCTGCTGATCAAGAAGTAAATGTTATCTTTGGTTCAGTAATAAATGAAAACTTAAACGACGAGATTGTTGTCACTGTTATTGCTACTGGTTTTGATGAAAATGCTAAAAAAGTAGATACTAGACAAAAACAACAACGAACGAACATTGGGCAGTCACAACAAACAGCTTCTAAAGATTTGAATGAAGCTGCAAGTACGAGAGAAACTAGAGAATCAAGAGAATCACAACAACCTTCCCAGCCGCAGGCTCAATCTCGTCCACGTCAAGACGAGGAAGAATTGGACATTCCAACATTCTTAAGAAATCGTAATAGAAATCGATAG
- the spoIIGA gene encoding sigma-E processing peptidase SpoIIGA, with translation MTIYLDAVWMLNFLIDLMLLMLVKLLARDSVNLLRLLFGALIASLIVPITIFYPESFINGAVGKLLYSVLIIFSAFGWKGTYQTLKLCLLFYFVSFAIGGGLTAIHFMLSSPVSMTANGMITFNKGFGDPISWLFILIGFPIIWYFTKRRMDEHVGEQIKYDQMCEVFLTLNQKVQQSKGYIDSGNQLVDPLTKRPVIICDRTFLKEWFTEDEWLQLEKAKNNLDMDEIPKRWQDKIQIIPYQGVDGGSSMMIGIRPERVIVNYNDQQLLATNVIIGIQFGNLVRDDSYHCLLHPQIMKQSIIHSA, from the coding sequence TTGACTATTTACCTCGATGCCGTCTGGATGTTAAATTTTTTGATTGATCTTATGTTACTCATGTTAGTAAAGTTACTTGCCAGGGATTCTGTGAATCTATTGAGGCTTTTATTTGGTGCATTAATTGCATCTCTAATTGTACCAATAACTATTTTCTATCCAGAATCTTTTATTAATGGAGCTGTTGGGAAGCTCCTTTATTCCGTATTGATTATTTTTAGTGCCTTCGGATGGAAAGGTACATATCAGACGTTGAAATTATGTTTATTATTTTATTTTGTATCATTTGCTATTGGTGGAGGATTAACAGCTATACATTTTATGCTATCAAGTCCTGTTTCTATGACAGCAAATGGGATGATTACATTTAACAAAGGTTTCGGAGACCCAATCAGCTGGTTGTTTATATTAATTGGATTTCCAATTATCTGGTACTTCACAAAGAGACGTATGGACGAGCATGTTGGAGAACAAATTAAGTATGATCAAATGTGTGAAGTTTTTTTAACTTTAAATCAAAAAGTACAACAATCAAAGGGTTACATTGATAGTGGAAATCAATTAGTTGATCCGCTGACAAAACGACCAGTTATTATTTGTGATCGAACGTTTTTAAAAGAATGGTTCACAGAAGATGAATGGCTTCAACTAGAAAAAGCAAAAAATAACTTAGATATGGATGAAATTCCAAAACGTTGGCAGGATAAGATACAAATTATTCCCTATCAAGGTGTAGATGGTGGGAGTTCAATGATGATTGGGATTCGGCCAGAGAGAGTGATAGTTAATTATAATGATCAACAATTACTTGCTACCAATGTGATCATAGGCATCCAATTTGGGAATTTAGTGCGAGACGATAGCTATCACTGCTTATTACATCCACAAATTATGAAACAGTCGATTATACATTCAGCATAA
- the sigE gene encoding RNA polymerase sporulation sigma factor SigE, with product MRVWKVKLKLRWYQLLMKLGLKSTEIYYIGGSEALPPPLSKQEEQELLIRLPKGDKAARAMLIERNLRLVVYIARKFENTGINIEDLISIGTIGLIKAVNTFNPEKKIKLATYASRCIENEILMYLRRNNKLKSEVSFDEPLNIDWDGNELLLSDVMGTEEDIITKNLESTVDKTLLKSALEKLNAREKQIMELRFGLIGEEEKTQKDVADMLGISQSYISRLEKKIIRRLKKEFNKMV from the coding sequence GTGCGCGTTTGGAAAGTTAAACTAAAATTGCGATGGTATCAGTTGTTAATGAAGTTAGGTCTAAAATCAACAGAAATTTATTATATTGGAGGAAGTGAAGCACTACCACCACCACTTTCTAAACAAGAGGAACAAGAACTGTTAATCCGGTTACCTAAAGGAGACAAGGCAGCCAGGGCGATGTTAATCGAGCGGAATTTGAGATTAGTCGTTTATATAGCAAGAAAATTCGAAAATACTGGTATAAATATTGAAGATTTAATTAGTATTGGTACGATTGGATTAATAAAGGCAGTCAATACATTTAACCCGGAGAAAAAAATAAAACTTGCGACGTATGCATCACGTTGTATCGAAAATGAAATATTAATGTACTTACGTAGAAATAATAAACTGAAATCAGAAGTGTCATTTGATGAACCATTGAATATTGATTGGGATGGCAATGAATTGCTGTTATCAGATGTAATGGGAACAGAAGAAGATATAATCACAAAAAATCTAGAATCCACTGTTGACAAAACATTACTAAAGTCGGCATTAGAAAAGCTTAATGCACGAGAAAAACAAATAATGGAACTGCGCTTTGGACTTATAGGTGAAGAAGAAAAAACACAAAAAGATGTAGCTGATATGTTAGGAATTTCTCAGTCATATATATCTCGTTTAGAGAAAAAAATAATTCGTCGATTAAAAAAAGAATTTAATAAAATGGTATAG
- the sigG gene encoding RNA polymerase sporulation sigma factor SigG encodes MTRHKVEICGVDTSKLPVLKNEEMKKLFVRMQEDGDITAREELVNGNLRLVLSVIQRFNNRGEYVDDLFQVGCIGLMKSIDNFDLSHNVRFSTYAVPMIIGEIRRYLRDNNPIRVSRSLRDIAYKALQVREKLISKTSKEPSPAEIAKEMDIPQTDVVFALDAIQDPVSLFEPIYNDGGDPIFVMDQISDEKDKDSSWVDKLSLKEGMHQLNEREKMILNKRFFQGKTQMEVADEIGISQAQVSRLEKAAISQMNKQMFE; translated from the coding sequence ATGACAAGACATAAAGTAGAAATATGTGGGGTTGATACATCTAAGCTACCCGTACTTAAAAACGAGGAAATGAAAAAACTATTTGTTCGAATGCAAGAAGATGGAGACATTACTGCACGAGAGGAATTAGTGAATGGTAATCTACGTCTCGTGTTGAGTGTTATACAACGATTTAATAATCGTGGTGAGTATGTGGATGATTTGTTTCAAGTGGGTTGTATAGGTCTTATGAAATCTATTGATAACTTTGATTTATCACATAATGTACGTTTTTCCACGTATGCTGTTCCGATGATTATTGGTGAAATAAGACGTTATCTTCGTGATAATAATCCGATTCGTGTTTCTCGTTCTTTAAGAGATATTGCATATAAAGCATTGCAAGTACGTGAGAAATTAATTAGTAAAACTTCAAAAGAACCATCTCCTGCAGAAATTGCAAAGGAAATGGATATACCTCAAACAGATGTAGTATTTGCTTTAGATGCTATACAAGACCCAGTTTCACTCTTTGAACCAATATACAATGATGGGGGAGATCCTATATTTGTTATGGATCAAATAAGTGATGAGAAAGATAAAGATTCCAGTTGGGTAGACAAATTGTCATTGAAAGAAGGTATGCATCAACTGAATGAGCGTGAAAAAATGATACTTAATAAACGATTCTTCCAAGGGAAAACACAAATGGAAGTAGCCGATGAAATTGGTATCTCACAAGCTCAAGTATCTCGTTTAGAAAAAGCGGCAATTAGTCAAATGAATAAGCAAATGTTCGAATAA
- a CDS encoding YlmC/YmxH family sporulation protein — MVKLSDLQMKEIIAVDDGSRLGHIIDLEIDGNNGRVLAIIVEGKEKKQGMFAKADELLIAWEKIVRIGEEVILVKEIYGPGIYGSA; from the coding sequence ATGGTTAAATTATCGGACTTGCAAATGAAAGAAATTATAGCAGTAGATGATGGGAGCAGATTGGGTCATATCATTGATTTAGAAATAGACGGAAATAATGGAAGGGTTCTTGCAATTATTGTTGAAGGAAAAGAAAAAAAGCAAGGAATGTTTGCTAAAGCAGATGAACTTTTAATTGCCTGGGAAAAAATTGTTCGTATTGGAGAGGAAGTAATTTTAGTGAAAGAAATTTATGGTCCCGGAATCTATGGCAGTGCATAA
- the pgeF gene encoding peptidoglycan editing factor PgeF — MRVKDIFIQKEARYFHVEEWEREHPGLMVGFTTKNGGTSIDEYSSLNMGFHVNDREQNVLQNRKILSEQLHVDLSNWVVGEQVHDTKVALIQATDVGSGSHSNNTSLSGVDGLIIPPDVNALAVSLYADCVPLYFFDPVTKFVGIAHAGWKGTVGRIASKMVQSFVDQGSEKKNIKVIVGPSISREHYQVDNNVIKHLTDNEMQICTNQVSDNQYLLDLKELNREILLQSGVFRHNIEVTKYCTFRDETLFFSHRRDKGITGRMLGFIGYNV; from the coding sequence ATGAGAGTGAAAGATATATTTATACAGAAAGAAGCGCGTTATTTTCATGTGGAAGAATGGGAGAGAGAACACCCTGGATTAATGGTAGGTTTTACAACGAAAAATGGTGGTACAAGTATAGATGAATACAGTTCTTTAAATATGGGATTTCATGTAAATGATAGGGAGCAGAATGTACTGCAAAACAGAAAAATATTGAGTGAGCAATTGCACGTAGACTTATCCAATTGGGTGGTTGGCGAACAAGTTCACGATACAAAGGTGGCACTTATTCAGGCTACTGATGTTGGTTCTGGGAGTCATTCAAATAATACATCATTATCTGGGGTAGATGGATTAATTATCCCTCCTGATGTAAATGCCCTAGCTGTATCACTATATGCTGACTGTGTTCCATTGTATTTTTTTGATCCAGTGACGAAATTTGTAGGAATTGCGCATGCAGGCTGGAAAGGTACAGTGGGAAGAATCGCATCGAAAATGGTACAGTCATTTGTAGATCAAGGGTCAGAAAAGAAAAATATTAAAGTAATTGTAGGACCATCCATTTCAAGAGAACATTACCAAGTAGATAATAATGTTATTAAACATTTGACTGACAATGAAATGCAAATTTGTACGAATCAAGTATCTGATAATCAATATTTATTAGATTTAAAAGAGTTAAATAGAGAAATCCTTTTACAATCTGGTGTTTTTCGTCATAATATAGAAGTAACCAAATATTGTACGTTTCGTGATGAAACGCTATTTTTCTCTCATCGTCGTGATAAAGGAATAACAGGTAGGATGCTTGGATTTATAGGATATAATGTGTAA
- a CDS encoding YggS family pyridoxal phosphate-dependent enzyme, with product MVDVATNLSNIQENIRQACANANRSPEDIRLIAVTKYVTIERTKEAINAGIDNLGENRNEGFLEKYNEIQNQVNWHFIGSLQSRKVKDIINQVDFIHSLDRKSLAKEINKRATHPVNCFVQVNVSGEESKHGIFPDEVISFIKSLSGYENIKIVGLMTMAPHVEDPEDVRSVFKKLRDLRDEITKKELPHAPCEWLSMGMSNDYHIAIEEGATHVRIGSKLVG from the coding sequence ATGGTAGATGTGGCAACGAATTTATCTAATATACAAGAAAACATTAGACAAGCTTGTGCAAATGCAAACCGTAGTCCTGAAGATATTCGACTTATTGCTGTGACAAAATATGTTACAATTGAACGAACCAAGGAAGCGATTAATGCAGGAATTGACAATCTTGGCGAAAATCGAAACGAAGGTTTTTTGGAAAAATATAATGAAATTCAAAATCAAGTGAACTGGCATTTTATTGGTTCCTTACAGTCACGTAAGGTAAAGGATATCATTAACCAAGTAGATTTTATACATTCTTTGGATAGAAAATCATTAGCTAAAGAAATAAATAAACGAGCTACTCATCCAGTTAACTGTTTTGTTCAAGTAAATGTTAGTGGGGAAGAATCGAAACACGGAATTTTCCCAGATGAAGTGATTTCATTTATTAAGTCATTATCTGGATACGAAAATATTAAAATAGTTGGACTAATGACAATGGCTCCACATGTGGAAGATCCAGAGGATGTGAGATCTGTCTTTAAAAAATTGAGAGATCTACGAGATGAAATAACAAAAAAAGAATTACCACACGCACCATGTGAATGGCTTTCAATGGGAATGAGTAACGATTATCATATTGCTATAGAAGAGGGAGCTACACATGTACGTATTGGATCGAAACTCGTTGGATAG
- a CDS encoding cell division protein SepF produces MSFKNKLKDYFMGDEYEYEYVDEDNQSEEPTQKEAKVNPKNVVNLSSVQQSNSRVVLIEPRNYNEAQEIADNIVNRRAVIINLQRVDHQQAKRIVDFLSGTVYAVKGDIQKLGAETFLCTPDNVEVSGTITEMLYEQEEYDKGW; encoded by the coding sequence ATGAGTTTTAAAAATAAATTAAAAGATTATTTTATGGGTGACGAATATGAGTATGAATATGTAGACGAGGATAATCAATCTGAAGAACCAACACAAAAAGAAGCTAAAGTGAATCCCAAAAATGTGGTTAATTTATCAAGCGTTCAGCAAAGTAATTCTCGCGTTGTGTTAATTGAACCACGTAATTATAATGAAGCACAAGAGATAGCTGACAATATAGTTAATCGCCGTGCAGTTATTATTAATCTGCAGCGAGTAGATCATCAACAAGCAAAACGAATTGTTGATTTCTTAAGTGGTACTGTATATGCTGTCAAAGGTGATATCCAGAAACTAGGAGCAGAAACATTTTTGTGCACACCAGATAATGTAGAGGTATCAGGTACAATCACTGAAATGTTGTACGAACAGGAAGAATATGACAAAGGATGGTAA
- a CDS encoding YggT family protein, which yields MMQILNLISMGITIYSFALFIYIMMSWIPGARESSFGELLTKICEPYLEIFRRFIPPLGMIDLSPIVAIIVLNLARQGIFEFFRMFIY from the coding sequence ATGATGCAAATTTTGAATCTTATTAGTATGGGGATCACAATATATAGCTTTGCTTTATTTATTTATATTATGATGTCCTGGATCCCAGGAGCAAGAGAATCTTCATTTGGAGAACTGCTAACGAAAATTTGTGAACCTTATCTAGAAATATTCCGTAGGTTCATTCCCCCACTAGGTATGATTGATTTATCTCCAATCGTTGCAATTATAGTACTTAATCTTGCACGTCAAGGAATTTTTGAGTTTTTCCGAATGTTCATTTATTAA